In one window of Meleagris gallopavo isolate NT-WF06-2002-E0010 breed Aviagen turkey brand Nicholas breeding stock chromosome 4, Turkey_5.1, whole genome shotgun sequence DNA:
- the LOC100548696 gene encoding radial spoke head protein 6 homolog A-like isoform X2: MAEPGGEPEQSPRLPQGGPGRLPSEGSESGGESYRPQQLEPGAASEYQEGAEETSYKQHVPDINFSQIYTLGQDSHQAQEVSVYQTYPLGMQDQRGAYQTYGGHDRYQAYEREHGPYLPHEPGYGLYQPGYGPYDDQTPDPEHRMLACQNAKAYLLKSSVTSGLNLYDHLVNVLTKILDERPTDPVDIFENISKDLKAAQFQKKMDTLRDEHEILPSFESAEMRRSLFLKSDGGDEEREEELGGIGLSRDETYLIFLALKKLVSVQPIQTCRFWGRILGREKNYIIAEVQYREGEEEEEIEEEEVIDEGDKRMDSVEDEDEEKEKNEPPKSTYRPPPVIPKEENGTGANKYVYFVCNEPGEYWVKLPPVTPAQIVCARKIKKFFTGRLDAPIVSFPPFPGNEANYLRAQIARISAGTHVSPLGYYRFAEEEGDEDEEGGGGRDDYEENPDFEPLSAFEMVESLSTWVHHVPSILKQGRCVWFNPLQKTEEEEGEEEEEEKDEEPDELQQEIGPPLLTPLSEDEGIQKIPAWTASLSPKLTPQYAVAILRSNRWPGAYAFACGTKFGNIYFGWGHKYDLGNHTPALPPLVQPEYPDGPEIREATDPTVEEELAFKAAQEQKALEGMEGEEEEEEEEEFEDGEEEEEEDD; this comes from the exons ATGGCCGAGCCCGGCGGGGAGCCCGAGCAGAGCCCCCGGCTACCTCAGGGGGGCCCTGGGCGGCTGCCTTCTGAGGGCTCTGAATCCGGAGGAGAGTCTTACCGGCCTCAGCAGTTAGAACCGGGAGCAGCTTCCGAGTACCAGGAG GGAGCAGAAGAAACCTCTTACAAGCAACATGTGCCAGACATAAACTTCAGTCAGATATACACACTGGGACAAGACTCTCATCAGGCACAGGAGGTAAGCGTGTATCAGACATACCCGCTAGGAATGCAGGATCAAAGAGGTGCCTATCAGACATACGGCGGACATGATCGCTACCAAGCCTATGAACGTGAGCACGGACCTTATTTGCCACATGAACCAGGCTATGGACTATATCAGCCAGGCTACGGTCCATATGATGATCAAACACCAGATCCTGAACACCGAATGCTGGCATGTCAGAATGCAAAAGCCTATTTACTGAAGAGCAGCGTAACATCTGGCCTGAACTT ATATGATCATCTTGTTAATGTGCTAACAAAAATCCTGGATGAACGGCCCACAGATCCAGTAGACATATTTGAGAACATTAGCAAGGATTTGAAGGCAGctcagtttcagaaaaaaatggatacTCTTCGAGATGAACATGAGATTCTTCCATCGTTTGAATCTGCAGAAATGCGCAGAAGCTTGTTCCTCAAGTCAGATGGAGGAGATGAAGAACGAGAAGAAGAGCTA GGTGGAATTGGCTTGAGCAGAGATGAAACCTATCTCATATTTCTTGCCCTTAAAAAACTTGTTAGTGTTCAGCCAATCCAGACCTGTCGCTTCTGGGGCAGAATTCTGGGCCGGGAGAAGAACTATATTATAGCTGAAGTTCAGTACCGTgagggggaagaggaggaggaaatagaagaggaagaggTTATTGATGAAGGAGATAAAAGAATGGATTCAGttgaagatgaagatgaggaaaaagaaaaaaatgaaccaCCAAAGTCTACCTATAGGCCCCCACCTGTCattccaaaagaagaaaatggaactGGGGCTAATAAATATGTTTACTTTGTTTGTAATGAGCCAGGCGAATACTGGGTGAAGTTGCCTCCAGTGACACCAGCACAGATTGTCTGTGCCAGGAAAATCAAAAAGTTTTTCACTGGTAGACTTGATGCTCCCATTGTGAgcttccctcctttccctggAAATGAAGCCAATTACCTGCGTGCGCAGATAGCCCGGATCTCAGCAGGAACCCATGTCAGTCCCCTTGGATACTACCGGTTtgcagaggaagaaggagatgaagatgaggaagggggaggaggaagagatgaCTATGAAGAAAACCCTGATTTTGAACctctttctgcatttgaaatggTGGAGTCTCTGTCTACGTGGGTACACCATGTACCAAGTATTTTAAAGCAG GGTCGCTGTGTTTGGTTTAACCCTTTacaaaaaacagaggaagaagaaggtgaagaggaggaggaggagaaggatgAGGAGCCAGATGAACTACAGCAAGAAATAGGACCTCCTCTTCTCACTCCACTCTCTGAAGATGAAG GAATTCAAAAAATCCCTGCTTGGACAGCTTCACTTTCTCCAAAGCTGACCCCTCAATATGCTGTTGCAATCCTTCGGTCGAACCGATGGCCTGGCGCATATGCTTTCGCATGTGGCAC gaAATTCGGCAATATCTACTTTGGCTGGGGGCACAAATACGATCTGGGAAACCATACACCTGCACTGCCTCCACTTGTGCAGCCTGAGTACCCTGATGGGCCGGAGATCAGGGAGGCCACAGACCCGACGGTGGAAGAGGAGCTGGCTTTCAAGGCTGCACAGGAACAAAAAGCTCTAGAAGGCatggaaggagaggaggaggaggaagaggaggaagaatttGAGGATggtgaagaggaggaggaggaggatgattAA
- the LOC100548696 gene encoding radial spoke head protein 6 homolog A-like isoform X1: MAEPGGEPEQSPRLPQGGPGRLPSEGSESGGESYRPQQLEPGAASEYQEGAEETSYKQHVPDINFSQIYTLGQDSHQAQEVSVYQTYPLGMQDQRGAYQTYGGHDRYQAYEREHGPYLPHEPGYGLYQPGYGPYDDQTPDPEHRMLACQNAKAYLLKSSVTSGLNLYDHLVNVLTKILDERPTDPVDIFENISKDLKAAQFQKKMDTLRDEHEILPSFESAEMRRSLFLKSDGGDEEREEELGGTPLPNMMETAFYFEQGGIGLSRDETYLIFLALKKLVSVQPIQTCRFWGRILGREKNYIIAEVQYREGEEEEEIEEEEVIDEGDKRMDSVEDEDEEKEKNEPPKSTYRPPPVIPKEENGTGANKYVYFVCNEPGEYWVKLPPVTPAQIVCARKIKKFFTGRLDAPIVSFPPFPGNEANYLRAQIARISAGTHVSPLGYYRFAEEEGDEDEEGGGGRDDYEENPDFEPLSAFEMVESLSTWVHHVPSILKQGRCVWFNPLQKTEEEEGEEEEEEKDEEPDELQQEIGPPLLTPLSEDEGIQKIPAWTASLSPKLTPQYAVAILRSNRWPGAYAFACGTKFGNIYFGWGHKYDLGNHTPALPPLVQPEYPDGPEIREATDPTVEEELAFKAAQEQKALEGMEGEEEEEEEEEFEDGEEEEEEDD, encoded by the exons ATGGCCGAGCCCGGCGGGGAGCCCGAGCAGAGCCCCCGGCTACCTCAGGGGGGCCCTGGGCGGCTGCCTTCTGAGGGCTCTGAATCCGGAGGAGAGTCTTACCGGCCTCAGCAGTTAGAACCGGGAGCAGCTTCCGAGTACCAGGAG GGAGCAGAAGAAACCTCTTACAAGCAACATGTGCCAGACATAAACTTCAGTCAGATATACACACTGGGACAAGACTCTCATCAGGCACAGGAGGTAAGCGTGTATCAGACATACCCGCTAGGAATGCAGGATCAAAGAGGTGCCTATCAGACATACGGCGGACATGATCGCTACCAAGCCTATGAACGTGAGCACGGACCTTATTTGCCACATGAACCAGGCTATGGACTATATCAGCCAGGCTACGGTCCATATGATGATCAAACACCAGATCCTGAACACCGAATGCTGGCATGTCAGAATGCAAAAGCCTATTTACTGAAGAGCAGCGTAACATCTGGCCTGAACTT ATATGATCATCTTGTTAATGTGCTAACAAAAATCCTGGATGAACGGCCCACAGATCCAGTAGACATATTTGAGAACATTAGCAAGGATTTGAAGGCAGctcagtttcagaaaaaaatggatacTCTTCGAGATGAACATGAGATTCTTCCATCGTTTGAATCTGCAGAAATGCGCAGAAGCTTGTTCCTCAAGTCAGATGGAGGAGATGAAGAACGAGAAGAAGAGCTA GGAGGGACTCCTCTACCTAACATGATGGAAACAGCCTTTTATTTTGAACAGGGTGGAATTGGCTTGAGCAGAGATGAAACCTATCTCATATTTCTTGCCCTTAAAAAACTTGTTAGTGTTCAGCCAATCCAGACCTGTCGCTTCTGGGGCAGAATTCTGGGCCGGGAGAAGAACTATATTATAGCTGAAGTTCAGTACCGTgagggggaagaggaggaggaaatagaagaggaagaggTTATTGATGAAGGAGATAAAAGAATGGATTCAGttgaagatgaagatgaggaaaaagaaaaaaatgaaccaCCAAAGTCTACCTATAGGCCCCCACCTGTCattccaaaagaagaaaatggaactGGGGCTAATAAATATGTTTACTTTGTTTGTAATGAGCCAGGCGAATACTGGGTGAAGTTGCCTCCAGTGACACCAGCACAGATTGTCTGTGCCAGGAAAATCAAAAAGTTTTTCACTGGTAGACTTGATGCTCCCATTGTGAgcttccctcctttccctggAAATGAAGCCAATTACCTGCGTGCGCAGATAGCCCGGATCTCAGCAGGAACCCATGTCAGTCCCCTTGGATACTACCGGTTtgcagaggaagaaggagatgaagatgaggaagggggaggaggaagagatgaCTATGAAGAAAACCCTGATTTTGAACctctttctgcatttgaaatggTGGAGTCTCTGTCTACGTGGGTACACCATGTACCAAGTATTTTAAAGCAG GGTCGCTGTGTTTGGTTTAACCCTTTacaaaaaacagaggaagaagaaggtgaagaggaggaggaggagaaggatgAGGAGCCAGATGAACTACAGCAAGAAATAGGACCTCCTCTTCTCACTCCACTCTCTGAAGATGAAG GAATTCAAAAAATCCCTGCTTGGACAGCTTCACTTTCTCCAAAGCTGACCCCTCAATATGCTGTTGCAATCCTTCGGTCGAACCGATGGCCTGGCGCATATGCTTTCGCATGTGGCAC gaAATTCGGCAATATCTACTTTGGCTGGGGGCACAAATACGATCTGGGAAACCATACACCTGCACTGCCTCCACTTGTGCAGCCTGAGTACCCTGATGGGCCGGAGATCAGGGAGGCCACAGACCCGACGGTGGAAGAGGAGCTGGCTTTCAAGGCTGCACAGGAACAAAAAGCTCTAGAAGGCatggaaggagaggaggaggaggaagaggaggaagaatttGAGGATggtgaagaggaggaggaggaggatgattAA
- the C4H4orf47 gene encoding UPF0602 protein C4orf47 homolog isoform X1 has translation MPAEGKSDMERIGLFSEMSYVTIGDKYVSHYMRPFNETASKNRQMLSEGSKTMSALQAGYFDPQFKRIFSGEAYSNPVQLRRRYRLAESKKNLGKAFLPSNGDKLPCGLGSYYGTIGGPFAYFSAQLKARERYIPPGKNFYTSPGKKGTGFGYANLTIGEQYPHEADGYELEKIIAKKAREEHKRLVKGGPFQTKIYPPEYFDMNPYFNDKPLPPVKKPPPEKRIAPPFKPSSPAKKSGGMKGGTFDPYPSHSADPYVIKKTMAVSSSKERKIFHPPPGPKSRPVTSIITQNVIRSINVKNYKTAYATSY, from the exons AtgcctgcagaaggaaaaagtgatATGGAGAGGATTGGCCTCTTCAGTGAAATGAGCTATGTTACCATTGGAGATAAATATGTATCACATTATATGC GCCCTTTTAATGAAACTGCAAGCAAGAACAGACAGATGCTATCTGAGGGGAGCAAAACAATGTCAGCTCTTCAGGCAGGTTATTTTGACCCCCAGTTTAAGAGGATTTTCAGTGGTGAAGCCTACTCAAACCCTGTTCAACTAAGGAGACGTTATAGATTGgcagaatcaaagaaaaatttggGCAAAGCTTTCCTTCCCAGTAATGGAGATAAATTGCC ATGTGGACTAGGCAGCTATTATGGAACCATAGGAGGTCCGTTTGCGTACTTCAGTGCACAACTGAAAGCCAGAGAAAGATACATTCCTCCTGGAAAGAATTTTTATACTAgtccaggaaaaaaaggaactggTTTTGG TTATGCAAATCTTACCATAGGTGAGCAATATCCACATGAAGCGGATGGctatgaattagaaaaaataattgcaaag aaagcaCGAGAGGAACACAAGCGTTTGGTTAAAGGAGGGCCTTTCCAGACAAAAATATACCCCCCGGAGTATTTTGACATGAATCCCTATTTTAACGACAAACCTTTGCCACCTGTGAAGAAACCACCTCCAGAGAAGCGAATTGCACCACCTTTCAAACCAAGTTCCCCTGCTAAGAAG tcAGGGGGCATGAAAGGAGGCACATTTGATCCTTATCCAAGCCATTCTGCTGACCCTTATGTAATCAAAAAAACTATGGCTGTCTCATCCAGTAAAGAACGAAAGATTTTTCATCCTCCTCCTGGACCAAAAAGCAGACCTGTTACAAGTATAATCACTCAAAATGTCATAAG atCAATAAATGTAAAGAACTACAAGACTGCATATGCTACATCTTATTAG
- the C4H4orf47 gene encoding UPF0602 protein C4orf47 homolog isoform X2 — MPAEGKSDMERIGLFSEMSYVTIGDKYVSHYMRPFNETASKNRQMLSEGSKTMSALQAGYFDPQFKRIFSGEAYSNPVQLRRRYRLAESKKNLGKAFLPSNGDKLPYANLTIGEQYPHEADGYELEKIIAKKAREEHKRLVKGGPFQTKIYPPEYFDMNPYFNDKPLPPVKKPPPEKRIAPPFKPSSPAKKSGGMKGGTFDPYPSHSADPYVIKKTMAVSSSKERKIFHPPPGPKSRPVTSIITQNVIRSINVKNYKTAYATSY, encoded by the exons AtgcctgcagaaggaaaaagtgatATGGAGAGGATTGGCCTCTTCAGTGAAATGAGCTATGTTACCATTGGAGATAAATATGTATCACATTATATGC GCCCTTTTAATGAAACTGCAAGCAAGAACAGACAGATGCTATCTGAGGGGAGCAAAACAATGTCAGCTCTTCAGGCAGGTTATTTTGACCCCCAGTTTAAGAGGATTTTCAGTGGTGAAGCCTACTCAAACCCTGTTCAACTAAGGAGACGTTATAGATTGgcagaatcaaagaaaaatttggGCAAAGCTTTCCTTCCCAGTAATGGAGATAAATTGCC TTATGCAAATCTTACCATAGGTGAGCAATATCCACATGAAGCGGATGGctatgaattagaaaaaataattgcaaag aaagcaCGAGAGGAACACAAGCGTTTGGTTAAAGGAGGGCCTTTCCAGACAAAAATATACCCCCCGGAGTATTTTGACATGAATCCCTATTTTAACGACAAACCTTTGCCACCTGTGAAGAAACCACCTCCAGAGAAGCGAATTGCACCACCTTTCAAACCAAGTTCCCCTGCTAAGAAG tcAGGGGGCATGAAAGGAGGCACATTTGATCCTTATCCAAGCCATTCTGCTGACCCTTATGTAATCAAAAAAACTATGGCTGTCTCATCCAGTAAAGAACGAAAGATTTTTCATCCTCCTCCTGGACCAAAAAGCAGACCTGTTACAAGTATAATCACTCAAAATGTCATAAG atCAATAAATGTAAAGAACTACAAGACTGCATATGCTACATCTTATTAG